The DNA window TTACGCGGGCCTCGCCGGTGTCATGACGGCGATCATCTTCCTCTACCTGATGGCCCTCATCCTACTCTACGGCGCGATGCTCAACGCCGCCCTCGTCGAAAGGCGAAAGCGGAACGTCAAAGCTGCTTCGTCGGACGAACCATTGACATCCCCATGGCCATGATGGAAGCCGTAGGCTGCGTTACCGTCGCCGGACCGACTTGGCTGGCGGCCGCCCTGACAACCCTCGAAGCATCCGTCCGGTCGTCTCGCCCGGACAACAGGAGACAGCCATGTACACGCTCGAAATCGCCGGCATCGCGATTGCCACCACCGACGCCGACGAGGCGGAAGCGCGCGAGATCTTCGAGAGCGAGGACTTTCTCGACGACGTTCGCGGCTTCACGAGCGCCGGCGCCCCGATTTGGGACGGCGTTTCTGCCTTCGTCATTCGCTCGGCTACCGAGGACGAAATCGAAGCCTTCAGCGAGATCGAAGATATCGAGGATGATATTGAAGGCGAGGAAGGGGACGAGTTCGACGAGGAAGGTGCCAACATCATGTTCCTTGTCGACATCGATCAGTTCGATGACGAAGGGGAATAAGACCACTTTTTGTTGAAGCGGTCGGAGCCGTGTCCGCAACAGCGCGAATTGGAATCGGCGCGCGGACCGGCTTGACTGGATACCTCAAGCATCCGGGCGGTGGCTTTGCCGCCGCCCTTCCGGTTGTGTCTTTCTGATTGGCCGGGGTGGCGCAGCGGCCAGTACCGGCCCGTCGGGAGCGGCGGGAGTTGTCGATGAAGCGCGTGATGGAAGTGCTGAAGGAGGCACGCCTCAATGAGGCGGCCGACCTCGTCGCCCGCGGCAACCGGCCGGAACTCGCCGGCCTATTGAAGTCCCTCTACGGCAAAGGCGCCGCCGAGGATGTCGTCGCCTATTCGGCCAGCGAACTGATCGCCTTTGCCGAGGGAGCGATGTCGAGCCTGTCGCTCAGGGTGCCGGGCATCCATTCCATCCGCATCTACAATCCGGTCTGGGATGACGACTCCAACCATCGCAAGGAAGTGACGGTCGTCGACATTCTCAACGACAACATGCCGTTCCTGGTCGACTCCGTGATGCAGGAGCTGACCGACGCCGGGATTGAAGTGCGCCTGATGGTGCACCCGATTCTTTCGGTGGTGCGCGGCATGAGCGGTCGTCTTCTATCGATCGGCGAAGATCTGGACGCCAGCCGTGAGAGCTTCATCCACATCCATATCGCTCGGTTGCCTGATGCCATCGCCGCTGCCCAGCTGGAAACGCGGCTTGACGGCCTGCTGACCGAGGTGCGCGCCGCCGTCGACGATTGGCCGCGTATGCAGGCGCTGGTCAAGTCGGTGATCAACGTTTACCGACATACGCCGCCGCCGCTGCCGCCCGAGGCGGTGGCTGAGGCCGTCGAGTTCCTGAACTGGCTCAACGCCGACAATTTCACCTTCCTAGGCCTCAGGGAATATGTCGTCGGCAACGACCAAAGCGGCGACGAATCGTCATCGCTTCTCACCGCCGGCGGCGGCTACGGCCTGTTGCGCGATCCGGCGGTAAAGGTGCTGCGGCGTGGCCGCGAGATGGTTCAGGTGACGCCGGAAATCACCGAATTTCTGCGCCAGACCGAGCCGCTGATCGTCGCCAAGGCCAATGTCAAGGCGCGCGTCCATCGCCACGCCTACCTCGATTATATCGGCATCAAGCGCTACGACGCCGGCGGTTGTCTCATCAGCGAGATCCGGCTGCTCGGCCTGTTCACGTCGTCGGCCTACACCCGGTCCACCCATTCGATTCCCTATCTGCGCCGCAAGGTGGGAACGATCATGGCCCGTGCCGGCTTCGACCTGGAGAGCCATTCCGGGCGGGCGCTGCGCAACATTCTCGAAAGCTATCCGCGCGACGAGCTGTTTCAGGCCGATCTCGACACACTGCTGGAATTCTCGCTGGCCGTCCTCGAACTCGGTGAACGGCCGCGTATCCGTGTGCTGGCCCGCCGCGACAAGTTCGACCGCTTTGTCTCCCTCCTGGTCTACGTGCCGCGAGACCGCTACACCACAGACACCCGGATCGCCATCGGCAGCTATCTCGCCGAAGCCTTTGCCGGGCGCGTTTCTTCGGTTTACCCAGCCTTTCCCGAAGGGCCTCTTGCTCGCGTCCACTACATCATCGGCCGCGATGAGGGGCCGACGCCAGCTGTCGCCCAGGCCGAGCTGGAGGCGGCGGTTGCTCGCATTACCCGCAATTGGGGCGATGGTTTTGCCGACTCCTGCCGGGCAAAATTCGGCCCGGCGCGCGGTCGCAAGTTGATCGAGCTCTACGGCCGTGCTTTTCCCGAATCCTACCGGGCGAGCTATGACGCCGAGACGGCGGTGGCCGATGTGGCGCTCCTCGAGCTGTTCGTCGGCGATCGCGGGACGGCGGTCGACCTGATCGGTGGCGGCTTGCCGTCGCCGCGCATCTCCATGCGCCTTATGAGCCGTGGTGGACCGGTGCCGCTGTCGGCGCGGGTGCCGGTGCTAGAAGCGATGGGCTTTACCGTCCTCGAAGAGAAGACCTTCGAGATCGAGCGCCCGGACGACATCATTGTGCTGCACGATATGGCGCTCCGCCGCGCCGACGGGGCCGAAGTCGATCTCGCCCGCGACGGCAACCGGCTGAAGGCGCTGTTCATGGCGGTCTGGCTCGGCAAGGCCGATAGCGACCGGCTGAACGCGCTGACGCTCGTCGCCGGTCTCGGCTGGCGTGAAATCGCCATGCTCCGGGCGCTCGCTCGTTATCTCGGCCAGATCGGCCTCGCTCACGGCCACGCCTATGTCGCCGAAGCGTTGGTCCGCAACGCGGGTGTTGCCCACCTGCTCATCGCGCTGTTCACGGCCCGCTTCGATCCGGCGTTCTCCGGCGATCGTTCGAACCGTCTTGCTCAGCTCCGTGGTGAGCTCGAGACGGCATTCCGAGATGTGCCGATCCTCGATGACGACCGTATTTTGCGCCGGCTTGCCAACCTGATCGAGGCGGCAACACGGACCACCTTCTTCCAGATCAGTGCCGATGGCGGTCCGCATCCGGTGATGGCGTTCAAGTTCGACGCCACGCGAATCGACAGTTTGCCGGCGCCGCGTCCCTTCGCCGAGATCTGGCTGCATGCCCCCGATGTCGAGGGCGTGCATCTTCGCTTCGGCAAGGTGGCGCGCGGCGGTTTGCGCTGGTCGGATCGGCCGGAGGATTTCCGCACGGAAATCCTTGGCCTCGTCAAGGCGCAGCAAGTGAAGAACGCGGTGATCGTGCCGGTGGGGGCCAAGGGTGGCTTTGTCGCCCGTCGCCTCGCCGCTGGCGTCGATCGGGCAGCCGCTGGCGTTGCCGCCTACGAGCGGTATGTGAGCACGCTGATCGATTTGACCGACAATATCGTCGGTGACGGCATCGTGCCGCCGTCCTCAACCGTCCGCTACGACGGTGATGACCCCTATCTGGTGGTGGCTGCCGACAAGGGCACCGCCAGTTTCTCCGATATTGCCAACCGCATCGCGCTTTCACACGGCTTCTGGCTTGCCGATGCTTTTGCCTCCGGCGGTTCGGCCGGCTACGACCACAAGAAGATGGGAATCACGGCGCGCGGCGCCTTCGAGGCGGTGAAGCGGCATTTCCGCGAACTCGACCTCAACGCCGAGGTCGATCCGTTCACCGCCGTCGGCGTTGGCGACATGTCGGGCGATGTGTTCGGCAACTTCGTGCTGCTGTCGGCCTCGATGAAGCTCGTCGCGGCGTTCGATCACCGTCATATCTTCATCGATCCCGCTCCCGACGCCGAAGTGGCGCTCGCCGAGCGACGGCGGTTGTTTGCCCTGCCGCGTTCGAGCTGGGCCGACTATGACCCGGCGAAACTGTCGCCCGGTGGCGGCGTTTTCTCGCGGACGCTGAAGTCGATTGCCCTTTCGGCCGAGGCGCGAACGGTGCTCGGCATTCAGGCTGTGGCTCTCAGCCCCGATGAGGTCGTCGCCGCTCTTCTCAGCGCGCCGGTCGACCTGTTGTTCTTCGGGGGCATCGGCACCTTTGTGCGCGGCGACGGCGAGAGCAATTCCGAGGCCGGCGACCGCGCCAATGACGGCGTCCGCATCCCGGCCGGCAAATTGAGGGCACGTGTCGTCGGCGAGGGCGCCAACCTCGGCGTGACGACGCGCGCGCGCGTCGACTTCGCCCGGCGTGGTGGCCGCGTCAATTCCGATGCCATCGACAATGTCGGCGGCGTTGCCACCTCGGATGCCGAGGTCAACATCAAGATCGCGCTCGGGCGGGC is part of the Pleomorphomonas sp. PLEO genome and encodes:
- a CDS encoding NAD-glutamate dehydrogenase; its protein translation is MKRVMEVLKEARLNEAADLVARGNRPELAGLLKSLYGKGAAEDVVAYSASELIAFAEGAMSSLSLRVPGIHSIRIYNPVWDDDSNHRKEVTVVDILNDNMPFLVDSVMQELTDAGIEVRLMVHPILSVVRGMSGRLLSIGEDLDASRESFIHIHIARLPDAIAAAQLETRLDGLLTEVRAAVDDWPRMQALVKSVINVYRHTPPPLPPEAVAEAVEFLNWLNADNFTFLGLREYVVGNDQSGDESSSLLTAGGGYGLLRDPAVKVLRRGREMVQVTPEITEFLRQTEPLIVAKANVKARVHRHAYLDYIGIKRYDAGGCLISEIRLLGLFTSSAYTRSTHSIPYLRRKVGTIMARAGFDLESHSGRALRNILESYPRDELFQADLDTLLEFSLAVLELGERPRIRVLARRDKFDRFVSLLVYVPRDRYTTDTRIAIGSYLAEAFAGRVSSVYPAFPEGPLARVHYIIGRDEGPTPAVAQAELEAAVARITRNWGDGFADSCRAKFGPARGRKLIELYGRAFPESYRASYDAETAVADVALLELFVGDRGTAVDLIGGGLPSPRISMRLMSRGGPVPLSARVPVLEAMGFTVLEEKTFEIERPDDIIVLHDMALRRADGAEVDLARDGNRLKALFMAVWLGKADSDRLNALTLVAGLGWREIAMLRALARYLGQIGLAHGHAYVAEALVRNAGVAHLLIALFTARFDPAFSGDRSNRLAQLRGELETAFRDVPILDDDRILRRLANLIEAATRTTFFQISADGGPHPVMAFKFDATRIDSLPAPRPFAEIWLHAPDVEGVHLRFGKVARGGLRWSDRPEDFRTEILGLVKAQQVKNAVIVPVGAKGGFVARRLAAGVDRAAAGVAAYERYVSTLIDLTDNIVGDGIVPPSSTVRYDGDDPYLVVAADKGTASFSDIANRIALSHGFWLADAFASGGSAGYDHKKMGITARGAFEAVKRHFRELDLNAEVDPFTAVGVGDMSGDVFGNFVLLSASMKLVAAFDHRHIFIDPAPDAEVALAERRRLFALPRSSWADYDPAKLSPGGGVFSRTLKSIALSAEARTVLGIQAVALSPDEVVAALLSAPVDLLFFGGIGTFVRGDGESNSEAGDRANDGVRIPAGKLRARVVGEGANLGVTTRARVDFARRGGRVNSDAIDNVGGVATSDAEVNIKIALGRAVTAGRLTLSERDELLASMTDDVAAGVLRLCRRQVVALSATRARGSGELPRLMRLSAVLAERGLLDPHREGLPDEVAAGRLAAAGETLSRPEIAILMAHAKLMLADELLAGRLIADPALGDWLTHAFPQAMRARFAEDIAAHRLARDILATRIAGAAVDAAGPTFVSRLGDEAGVGAEEAVRALVIAAAAFGTDAVTAEIDTLEGKITGAVWVELRRRVADFLIDAALWVADNGAPQGTLAAAIERLAAGVLRFRDSAPAGAPDPELLAAGVPEPLAIRLARLPAELGSLDLIVIGEEVGRAVDEVLPVMAAIDEALAADLIARLSAVVRPTDLYEGQAAEIARRTFAAARRRIVARAIAEGGADLWTTAREARIGRLRQLVSDLLAGAPTVAKLTVAAGLVAELAE